A single Flavobacterium sp. 1 DNA region contains:
- a CDS encoding DUF5655 domain-containing protein: MGLEMVNSEFVIKGKRIDTLGYDPQSKAFVIIEYKRDKNVSVVDQGFTYLSLMLENKADFVLTYNETLKKSIHSSSVDWSQTRVLFVSPSFTENQRLATNFKDIAIELWEVKRYENDLISINPIKKTKSAESIKPLTNQNSLIKSVTDEIKVYTEEDHLNGSSEEIIELYESFKNAILNLTDDIEITPKKLYIAFKKNKNIADIVILKKGIKIFINLKKGKLDDPKRLMKDVSETGHWGNGDYETIATNTTNIEYIMSLIKQAIL; the protein is encoded by the coding sequence ATGGGCTTAGAAATGGTCAATTCAGAGTTTGTAATAAAAGGGAAACGTATTGATACTTTGGGCTATGACCCACAATCCAAAGCATTTGTCATTATTGAGTATAAAAGAGATAAAAACGTAAGTGTAGTGGATCAGGGTTTTACTTATTTAAGTTTAATGCTGGAAAATAAAGCAGATTTCGTCTTAACTTATAATGAAACTTTAAAAAAATCGATTCATAGTTCTTCGGTAGATTGGTCACAAACCAGAGTTCTTTTTGTATCTCCAAGTTTTACCGAAAACCAACGGTTGGCGACGAACTTCAAAGATATTGCCATTGAATTATGGGAAGTTAAACGCTATGAAAATGATTTAATTAGTATCAACCCGATCAAGAAAACGAAATCAGCAGAGAGTATTAAACCATTAACAAACCAAAATAGTTTAATAAAATCAGTTACTGATGAAATCAAAGTATATACCGAAGAAGATCATTTAAATGGTTCTTCAGAGGAAATTATAGAATTATATGAATCGTTCAAAAATGCCATTTTAAACCTTACAGATGATATTGAGATAACGCCTAAAAAACTTTATATAGCATTCAAAAAGAATAAAAACATTGCCGATATTGTAATCCTAAAAAAAGGAATTAAAATCTTTATCAATCTAAAAAAAGGCAAATTAGACGATCCGAAAAGGCTAATGAAAGATGTTTCGGAAACAGGCCATTGGGGCAATGGGGATTATGAAACTATTGCAACCAACACCACAAATATTGAGTATATTATGAGTCTGATTAAACAAGCAATTCTATAA
- a CDS encoding type I restriction endonuclease subunit R, with amino-acid sequence MPSQTNEQALESAIEKKLTGSCLEDLKQEGHIQERQELYRSGNGYYIGYANDFNAKYSIDEVRFWHFLENTQKDELTKIQKQNDWKLKILDRLDRMIKKYGVLRLLRKGLEVDDAHFTLFYVLPLASSSQSVKDNFDKNEFSVTRQIRYSLTNAREEIDMVMFINGLPFSTMELKNHWTGQNAKVHGQNQYKFKRDITQPLLNFGRCVVHFAVDTDEVYMTTKLDGSNTFFLPFNLGHNHGKGNPPNPFGHKTSYLWDEVLTRESVANIIQHFVRFDGSEKDGLSKRNLFFPRYHQMNVVRKIIADASIKGVGQNYLIQHSAGSGKSNSITWVAYQLIETYPESDTIPGSKGISNPLFDSVIVVTDRRLLDKQLRENIKEFSEVKNIVAPAYSSKELKDSLESGKRIIITTIQKFPFIIDGIADLSDKRFAVIIDEAHSSQSGSASDNMNRAMGKVNIDTEEDIDPQDKILEAMRSRKMRGNASYLAFTATPKNNTLEKFGVPQEDGSFKPFHLYSMKQAIEEGFILDVLANYTTYKSYYEIEKSIEDNPLFDTTKAQKKLRAYVERDKQTIATKAEIMFDHFISNIVNKKKLKSKAKAMVVTQSIESAIKYYFALKNILKDKGNPFQIAIAFSGKKTIDGIEYTEDSLNDFPAHLDTAKPSDPGYISDKIARYFNMDEYKILVVANKYLTGFDQPKLTAMYVDKKLQGVLAVQALSRLNRSADKLGKKTEDLFVLDFFNSVDEIKESFDPFYTATSLNSATDVNVLHEIKGVLDEVGVYEWYEVEDFVTKYFNKVDAQELSTIIDIASDRFNFQLELEDSEKADFKIKAKQFVKIYGQMASILPYEVLNWEKLFWFLKFLIPKLIVTDASVDALDELLNSVDLSTYGLERVKLNESIVLDANETELDPQNPNPRGAHGDGEEIDPLDLIINSFNERWFQGWEATPEDQRIKFVTLGKYIQAHPDYQTKVADNSDVTNRDLAFRKILDEVMSKQRKTELDLYRLYAKDDAFHQAFLDTMKRMVGANL; translated from the coding sequence ATGCCAAGCCAAACCAACGAACAAGCACTAGAGTCTGCGATAGAAAAAAAACTTACTGGTTCTTGTCTTGAAGATCTAAAGCAAGAAGGTCATATCCAAGAACGACAAGAATTGTATCGTTCAGGAAATGGCTATTATATTGGTTATGCAAATGATTTCAATGCCAAATATTCCATCGATGAAGTTCGTTTTTGGCACTTTCTGGAAAACACCCAAAAGGATGAATTAACCAAAATCCAAAAACAAAACGATTGGAAGTTAAAGATACTGGATCGTTTGGATAGAATGATTAAGAAATATGGCGTACTTCGTTTGTTGCGTAAAGGTTTGGAAGTGGATGATGCACATTTTACATTGTTTTATGTGTTGCCTTTGGCAAGCAGTAGCCAATCAGTAAAAGACAATTTTGATAAAAACGAATTTAGCGTAACAAGACAAATCAGATACTCGTTAACCAATGCACGAGAAGAAATAGACATGGTAATGTTTATCAATGGTCTGCCTTTCTCAACTATGGAACTCAAAAACCATTGGACTGGACAAAATGCTAAAGTACACGGACAAAATCAATACAAATTCAAAAGAGATATAACGCAACCATTGTTAAACTTTGGCCGTTGCGTGGTTCACTTTGCGGTGGACACCGACGAAGTGTATATGACAACAAAATTAGATGGAAGTAATACATTTTTTCTGCCTTTTAACTTAGGTCACAATCATGGCAAAGGGAATCCGCCTAATCCATTTGGCCACAAAACTTCTTATTTGTGGGATGAAGTATTAACCCGTGAGAGCGTGGCGAATATCATTCAGCATTTTGTTCGTTTTGACGGTTCGGAAAAAGACGGATTAAGCAAACGAAATTTATTCTTCCCTCGATACCATCAAATGAATGTGGTTCGAAAAATAATCGCTGACGCAAGTATAAAAGGTGTCGGGCAGAACTATTTAATACAGCATTCAGCTGGTTCTGGAAAATCAAATTCAATTACCTGGGTGGCATATCAATTGATTGAAACCTATCCTGAAAGCGATACGATTCCTGGAAGTAAAGGCATTTCAAATCCTTTATTTGATTCGGTAATTGTGGTTACAGACAGACGATTACTGGATAAGCAATTGAGAGAAAACATCAAAGAATTCTCAGAAGTAAAAAACATTGTAGCTCCTGCCTATTCTTCCAAAGAACTGAAAGACAGTTTGGAAAGCGGTAAACGTATTATCATTACAACCATTCAAAAATTTCCTTTTATTATTGATGGAATTGCCGATTTGAGTGACAAACGTTTTGCAGTCATTATCGATGAAGCTCACAGTAGTCAAAGTGGTTCGGCCTCTGACAATATGAACAGAGCCATGGGAAAAGTGAATATTGATACCGAGGAAGATATTGACCCACAAGATAAAATTTTAGAAGCGATGCGTTCCAGAAAGATGCGTGGCAATGCTTCTTATTTGGCTTTTACGGCTACACCAAAAAATAATACACTGGAAAAGTTTGGTGTTCCGCAGGAAGATGGTTCTTTTAAGCCTTTTCATTTGTATTCCATGAAGCAAGCTATTGAAGAAGGTTTTATTTTGGATGTACTGGCAAATTATACCACTTATAAGAGTTACTACGAAATAGAAAAGTCCATAGAAGACAATCCCTTATTTGATACGACAAAAGCTCAGAAAAAATTAAGAGCTTATGTAGAACGTGATAAACAAACGATAGCTACCAAAGCCGAAATTATGTTTGACCATTTCATTAGCAACATTGTCAATAAAAAGAAGCTGAAAAGTAAAGCCAAAGCCATGGTGGTTACACAAAGTATCGAATCGGCTATCAAATATTACTTTGCGCTTAAAAACATATTGAAAGACAAGGGGAATCCGTTTCAGATTGCCATAGCTTTTTCGGGTAAAAAAACTATTGATGGCATCGAATATACAGAAGATAGTTTAAATGATTTTCCTGCCCATTTAGATACGGCAAAACCATCAGATCCAGGTTATATAAGCGATAAGATAGCAAGATATTTTAATATGGATGAGTATAAAATTCTTGTGGTGGCTAATAAATATTTGACAGGTTTTGATCAGCCTAAGTTAACAGCCATGTATGTTGACAAAAAACTGCAAGGTGTTTTGGCTGTTCAGGCATTATCACGATTGAACAGATCCGCCGACAAATTGGGTAAAAAAACAGAAGATTTGTTTGTTTTGGATTTCTTTAATTCTGTAGACGAAATTAAGGAATCGTTTGATCCATTTTATACTGCCACTTCTTTAAACAGTGCCACAGATGTAAATGTACTGCATGAAATTAAGGGAGTATTGGATGAAGTTGGGGTTTACGAATGGTATGAAGTGGAAGATTTTGTAACGAAATATTTCAATAAAGTAGACGCTCAGGAATTGAGTACAATAATCGATATTGCTTCTGATAGGTTTAATTTTCAACTGGAATTAGAAGACAGCGAAAAAGCCGATTTTAAAATCAAGGCCAAACAATTTGTGAAAATTTATGGTCAAATGGCCTCTATTCTTCCTTATGAAGTTTTGAATTGGGAGAAATTATTTTGGTTCTTAAAGTTTTTAATTCCAAAATTGATTGTTACTGATGCATCTGTTGATGCTTTAGACGAGTTGTTAAATTCCGTTGATTTATCCACTTATGGATTGGAACGAGTTAAACTAAATGAGTCCATAGTTTTAGATGCAAACGAAACGGAACTCGACCCACAAAATCCAAATCCGAGAGGGGCTCATGGTGATGGTGAAGAAATTGATCCATTAGATTTAATTATCAATAGTTTTAATGAAAGATGGTTTCAAGGTTGGGAAGCTACACCCGAAGACCAAAGAATAAAATTTGTAACTCTGGGAAAATACATTCAGGCACATCCAGATTATCAAACAAAAGTTGCTGATAATAGTGATGTAACGAACAGAGATTTAGCCTTTCGAAAAATTCTTGATGAAGTAATGTCAAAACAAAGAAAAACCGAATTGGACTTGTACCGTTTATATGCAAAGGATGATGCTTTTCATCAAGCATTTTTGGATACCATGAAACGAATGGTTGGCGCTAATTTGTAA
- a CDS encoding DUF3696 domain-containing protein has protein sequence MEYLKIENFKCFYEVDIPINGLTIFAGANGNGKSTAIQSLLFLRRTIEHCAIWENNMYNFKKPNGLNVELNGSYCLSLGNSSFVLPKDSSKNEAISLGLFNEDEEFNVTYEIGDDNLGLTPTSVINEINKLDSLFKQEIYYLNAERIGPRIKQEIRFFDYPTTGYQGEFVAQLIGDTDFNYKFKVEDERINIKLKNPRLEQQVNAWLDYIMPGVSVYATCDKETLSAQVKINNTYTKGEHIIAPNIGFGISYILPIIVTGLIAKKKSFMIVENPEAHLHPSAQSKIGRFLAMVAKSGVKVIVETHSDHFINGIQIACSLNEIDSDIVTINHFSYDENSIQPNIDSLSINKKGELSNWPKGFFDQTQIDFAELFDIRKYE, from the coding sequence ATGGAATATCTAAAAATTGAAAATTTTAAATGTTTTTATGAAGTTGACATACCAATAAATGGTCTTACAATTTTTGCTGGAGCAAATGGAAATGGAAAAAGTACAGCAATACAATCATTATTATTCTTAAGAAGAACAATTGAACATTGTGCAATATGGGAAAATAATATGTACAATTTTAAAAAACCGAATGGACTTAATGTAGAACTAAATGGATCATATTGTTTGTCATTGGGCAATAGTAGTTTTGTTTTACCTAAGGATTCGTCAAAAAATGAAGCTATTAGTTTAGGTTTATTTAATGAAGATGAAGAATTTAATGTTACATATGAAATTGGTGATGATAATTTAGGATTAACACCTACAAGTGTTATTAATGAAATAAATAAATTAGATTCACTTTTTAAACAAGAAATTTATTATTTAAATGCTGAAAGAATTGGTCCAAGAATAAAACAAGAAATTCGTTTTTTTGACTATCCCACAACAGGTTATCAAGGAGAATTTGTGGCTCAATTAATTGGTGATACAGATTTTAATTATAAGTTTAAAGTTGAAGATGAAAGAATAAATATTAAATTAAAAAACCCAAGACTTGAGCAACAAGTGAATGCTTGGTTAGACTACATAATGCCTGGCGTTTCTGTTTATGCTACATGTGATAAAGAAACTTTATCTGCTCAGGTAAAAATAAATAATACTTATACTAAAGGTGAGCATATAATTGCTCCTAATATTGGTTTTGGAATAAGTTATATTTTACCAATAATAGTTACTGGTTTAATTGCTAAAAAAAAATCATTTATGATAGTGGAAAATCCAGAAGCACATTTGCATCCTTCTGCACAATCTAAAATAGGTAGATTTTTAGCAATGGTAGCCAAATCTGGAGTTAAGGTAATAGTAGAAACTCATAGTGACCACTTTATAAATGGTATTCAAATTGCATGTTCATTAAATGAAATTGACTCTGATATTGTTACAATCAATCATTTTAGCTATGATGAAAATTCTATACAACCAAATATAGACTCTTTATCAATCAATAAAAAAGGAGAACTATCCAATTGGCCAAAAGGATTCTTTGACCAAACTCAAATTGATTTTGCAGAACTTTTTGATATTAGAAAATATGAATAA